GGCACCTTGACCATCGCGTCGATACAGCTGTGGATGAAGCTTGGTTCCATGCGTGGTCGACCGATGCCTTCCACGCGAGACCCTGCGGTGTCGACCAAGTTGTACTCGTGACCGCGTCCCTCGCATGCGGCACGGTAGTGATCGAAGAACACCGAAATCTCCGGATCTGCGCACAGGATACGGGTGACGTGACGGCGGTAGCGCACGTAGCGGCCAAGGGTTGCTGCAGTGCCGCCCGTGCCCGGACTACACACAATCCACGCGGGGATCGGGTGTGGCTCATCGGCCATCTGTTTGAAGATCGATTCAGCGATATTGTTATTGGCACGCCAGTCAGTTGCACGTTCGGCGTACGTGAACTGGTCCATGAAATGGCCGCCTGTCTCACACGCGAGCTGATGTGCAGCATCATGCAAGTCGCAGGCACGTGTGACCGGGTGGCAGCGTCCCCCGTGAAACTCGATCGCAGCCACCTTCTCCGGCGAGGTCGACGTCGGGATCACCGCAATGAAGGGAAGACCCAACAACCGTGCGAAATAAGCCTCGGATACGGCCGTTGAACCGCTAGATGCTTCAATCACCGGCCGTCCCTGATGCAACCACCCGTTGGTCAGTGCATACAAGAACAGTGAGCGTGCCAATCGATGCTTGAGGCTTCCGGTGGGGTGGATAGATTCGTCCTTGAGATAGAAATCAATATCCGGAAAACCAGGCAGCTTCAACGGGATCAGATGAGTATCGACTGAGCGGTTGAAATCAGCTTCGAGCTTACAGATGGCGGATGCTACCCATTCGCGCTGCGACATAAGAGAGCAACAGTGAGAGAAAGCGCCGATTCTACCCACCGACCTTGCGCCATCCGAGTACACATTGGGTGTTTTGCGACGTGCTATTTTTTCTGGCGTACTCAACCCGATCCAACATTCATCGAGACATCATCTGGAGGATCTATCACCAGCGTACATCTGGTGGCCTTCGCTACCCGGCGTGTTGGGGACATGTCCCTGAACGATGCCCATAGGGTGCCCTTCCTGACCGGCAGTGACCATCACATGGAAGCACATCCTTATGA
This region of Xylella taiwanensis genomic DNA includes:
- a CDS encoding PLP-dependent cysteine synthase family protein gives rise to the protein MSQREWVASAICKLEADFNRSVDTHLIPLKLPGFPDIDFYLKDESIHPTGSLKHRLARSLFLYALTNGWLHQGRPVIEASSGSTAVSEAYFARLLGLPFIAVIPTSTSPEKVAAIEFHGGRCHPVTRACDLHDAAHQLACETGGHFMDQFTYAERATDWRANNNIAESIFKQMADEPHPIPAWIVCSPGTGGTAATLGRYVRYRRHVTRILCADPEISVFFDHYRAACEGRGHEYNLVDTAGSRVEGIGRPRMEPSFIHSCIDAMVKVPDALSLAAMRYVSARLGRRVGGSTGTNMVGVLQTAACMRAAGIKGSIVTILCDGGERYAHSYYAPAWYAAHGIDVSGSDAVIAAAVAGDTLPLLPCAALE